In the Pseudorasbora parva isolate DD20220531a chromosome 5, ASM2467924v1, whole genome shotgun sequence genome, gagtatttcagaaactactgggattttcacgcagaGTCATCTCTAGGGTTTACAGAAAATGGTCTGGAAAAGAGGAAATATCCAGTGAGGGTTAGAATGCCAGATTTTGCCATGAAAAAAATACAAGCAGGGATCCATCCTGCCTTGTATCAACAGGTGGTGTAATGTTGTTATTTGAGCTGGGGAGAACCATAGGGGGCACAGGAGACTTTGAGCTGGGGGGAACCATAGGAGGCACAGGAGACTTTGAGCTGGGCGGAACCATAAGGGGCACAGGAGACTTTGAGCTGGGGGGAACCATAAGGGGCACAGGAGACTTTGAGCTGGGGGGAACCATAGGGGGCAGAGGAGACTTTAAGCTGCGCGGAACCATAGGGGGCTCAGAAGGCTTTGAGCTGGGCGGAACCATAGGGGGCACAGGAGACTTTGAGCTGGGCGGAACCATAGGGGTCACAGGAGACTTTGAGCTGGGCGGAACCATAGGGGGCACAGGAGACTTTGAGCTGGGCGGAACCATAGGGGGCACAGGAGACTTTGAGCTGTGCGGAACCATAGGGGGCACAGGAGACTTTGAGCTGGGCTGAACCATAGGGGGCAGAAGAGACTTTGAGCTGTGCGGAACCATAATGGGCAGAGGAGACTTAGAGCTGCGCGGAACCATAGGGGGCTCAGGAGGCTTTGAGCTGGGCGGAACCATAGGGGGCACAGGATTTTTTAAGCTGAGCGGAACTATAGGGGGCACAGGAGACTTTGAGCTGGGCAGAACCATAGAGGGCACAGGAGACTTTGAGCTGGGGGGAACCATAGGGGGCACAGGAGACTTTGAGCTGGGGGGAACCATAGGGGGCACAGGAGACTTTGAGCTGAGCGGAACCATTGGGGGCACAGGAGACTTTGAGCTGAGCGGAACCATAGGGGGCTCAGGAGGCTTTGAGCTGGGCGGAACCATAGGGGGCACAGGATTTTTTAAGCTGAGCGGAACCATAGGGGGCACAGGAGACTTTGAGCTGGGGGGAACCATAGGGGGCACAGGAGACTTTGAGCTGAGCGGAACCATAGGGGGCAGAGGAGACTTTGAGCTGCGCGGAACCATAGGGGGCACAGGAGACTTTGAGCTGAGCGGAACCATAGGGGGCACAGGAGACTTTGAGCTGGGCAGAACCATAGAGGGCACAGGAGACTTTGAGCTGGGGGGAACCATAGGGGGCACAGGAGACTTTGAGCTGGGGGGAACCATAGGGGGCACAGGAGACTTTGAGCTGAGCGGAACCATAGGGGCACAGGAGACTTTGAGCTGGGCGGAACCATAGGGGCACAGGAGACTTTGAGCTGCACGGAACCATAGGGGGCTCAGGAGGCTTTGAGCTGGGCGGAACCATAATGGGCAGAGGAGACTTTGAGCTGGGCGGAACCATAGGGGGCACAGGAGAGTTTGAGCTGGCGGAACCATAGGGGGCACAGGAGACTTTGAGCTGGGCGAAACCATATAGGGGCACAGGAGACTTTGAGCTGGGCGGAACCATAGGGGGCACAGGAGACTTTGAGCTGAGCGGAACCATAGGGGGCACAGGAGACTTTGAGCTGGGCGGAACCATAGGGGGCACAGGAGACTTTGAGCTGAGCGGAACCATAGGGGGCACAGGAGACTTTGAGCTGGGCGGAACCATAGGGGCACAGGAGACTTTGAGCTGCACGGAACCATAGGGGGCTCAGGAGGCTTTGAGCTGGGCGGAACCATAATGGGCAGAGGAGACTTTGAGCTGGGCGGAACCATAGGGGGCACAGGAGACTTTGAGCTGGGTGGAACCATAGGGGGCACAGGAGACTTTCAGCTGGGCGGAACCATAGGGGGCACAGGAGACTTTCAGCTGGCGGAACCATAGGGGGCACAGGAGACTTTGAGCTGGGCGGAACCATAGGGGGCACAGGAGACTTTGAGCTGGACGGGACTAGTGGGTGAAACAGGTTGGCTCAGACCTCCTTTCAGGCTCTGGCCTGTGCATCGCGGCGAGCTTAAGCCCATGTCTGCCGTGGGCTTTGGGCTTCAAAAATGGGgagaactaatacaacaacaGGTGAACAAAATCAGTAATTAAGGGAACTTACTGGCACACACTAGGAAACTAGGTCAGGAAAACAACACAATGGACAAAACATAATCCTGACACACCCTAATTTCAAATTCACAAACAGAGTTTTTAGATGGAAGTTATCATTTGCAGCCACTTACTATAGCTTCCAGTCAATATTTACGCTATTAAACGGTCTTACTTCTTGTGTACATTGGCATGCCATTTGCTTGTTAAAAGTTCCAAATTCCAAAACAAGCAACAGGACATCAATATTTCTTTCCATTTACACAGACTCATGCCAATACCATCTATTTTTTTTCACTCAAAGACACTGACTAATGTGTGATCTGTCATTGCCACTAAAGTGCTCATCCCTAAATCATTCCAAAGGCTGAAATCGAAGAGAGCAAAAATCTAAGAGTATTTTTCACTCAACAGCTCGTCTGGTGGCACTAATAGCAGTGGGAAATGAAACGCTCCACACGAATAAACATTTGTTTGCTCTGTAAAGTCTTCTGAGGGAACAGGGAGGAAAATCAACCACAATCACTCCTTTGTATCATTGTTCCCAGACCGATCAGAAGGCTGCTTTATTTTCTCTGAGCTAAAGCTGCTTTTCACTCCTTTTTATTCTGCCTGTGAAAAGACCAAAGTCATTGATTCCGGCTTCCCAACAAAATCAGTACATACTCAGTCTGAACTGAATCAATAATTTTGAACTCTTTTCATAGATTCCATTGATGACAAAAAAAAGTACAGAACAGTTTCAGTGTTCACCTGTCATTCTGCTGAAAGGTGGCGTTTGATGACGGCTCTTTATTCTCAACACAACACCTTCAAATTCTGAATGACTTTAGGAGGAACAAGAAAAAGTCATTTGTGTTTCAGATTGCTTGTTACAAAACTTTTCTCTGTGCTCTTTTTCACTCCTCTCACTTTTGCTGGCTGTGGCAAAGTTCTGAAATTCTTTGCTTCTGAGCATTCACAACCTGTTTTAATTCTATGTGATTTCCACATCCGATTTCCATTTGTTTGCAGTGGATTGTGGAGGTCTGGTCTACTCCCCACCTAAAACACCACCTGCACCCACTTTTCAGCTGAGACGTGGAGGCCGAAGGTCAAGTTCACTCTCAAGAGCATCTCCACATATCCCAATTGTGATGCTTATTGCAATAACCTTTATTACATTAACATAAATTTGCAAtatgcagattattttgctgttACTACTTGGCTATTGATTCATATTATACAATGCCCTTTGAGGCCTCTATGACATCAGacaaaattgtatttgttttagaGGTAGAGTAATTCCTTACAATCTGATGAAGGATTATAATGACAAACATTTTCGCAacaattttttagtttttagttttttggaACAATGCtcactgataaaaaaaatagtgtGTACTGAAAACTAGATTTGAGgctatattaaagggggggggggggtgaaacactcagtttcagtcaatcatgtcaatcttgagtatctatagagtagtattgcatccttcatatctccgaaaagtctttagttttattatatttataaaagaaatatgggctgtaccgagtctttctgtaaaaaacgagcggctggaggcgtatcgtgtgggcggagctaaagaatgacgagcgcaaagcgttgacatcctcaagcgtggagaaacccatggccatcgatctcagctaatagatatgatccagaatcattcgccggctgaaataaattgaacaggagaaacagcaacagcaggacgtccgtctctgtggtatgtactgtatttagtggcctgtcaacatttgtgtgtttactcgcagtttatgaggacatgattcggtttatggactattgtatgcgactaaaccttagcagtagcaagcaaaacgtttttttacgtcagactagtgtaacgttatacatagaacaacgcgatcgtgttgtttactgatgtttactcacgtgacgatagccaaaagcagagacatttgaagcagttttactcaccggctgcttccaaagcaggaccgaacctttatcgctgggaccgctccgtcaaaaacacacttctttggtatgatttggtaaagtcctgacagcagtgaacggtggtgatccactttgcgacgcaactaaagtgatgttgtgaagcttcccgtcatttctgcgttcaaatcggttcaaatgcagcactgccttcccggagtgctgtgctgaagcgttgaagtcgcttgatgtcaataaagtggagcgcggtgcgacagaagtgttcgcggacgactggatctgcagctgagagtgtttatgggcgtgcatttcctttctcgctctagtcacgcgcgcgcaccctaccgggagaagagcccgtacggcccatacaaggaccttccgctctattaacgtcaagtcgacccatactcgaaaaaaactctccgaaacttgtgagaaaccggaagttttttaaactttgtctatgtttaggatgggaatccaagtctttaacagtgtaaaaagctcagtaggcatgaaacagcatttcacccccctaaTATATATTGACAGACATGAATTAAGTTTGACACAATATCAAAGCTATAGACCACCAAACTTGATTTGAAGATGTATATTGCTCCTAGAAACTGGATAAATAAAAGccagaaaaaactgaaaaaactttTTGCATGTTTGTCATGGTCTGAATGTTATGTTATATTTTAAGAAACACAATCCAAATAAAATGCACAGAACTTACATTCATTATTCACTTCAGTTTTGCTGTTCTGCAGAAGGACAAACAAATAGTGATGTGTTTCTTTTGGCAATTACAGTGGAAATGTTCGATAACATGCTCAAAACACTGGATATGTTCAATAAAGAACATCAGTGTGTAGTTCTCACGttgtattcatatttata is a window encoding:
- the LOC137075825 gene encoding proline-rich protein 36-like, encoding MVPPSSKSPVPPMVPLSSKSPVPPMVPPSSKSPVPPMVPLSSKSPVPPMVPPSSKSPVPLYGFAQLKVSCAPYGSASSNSPVPPMVPPSSKSPLPIMVPPSSKPPEPPMLKVSCAPMVPLSSKSPVPPMVPPSSKSPVPPMVPPSSKSPVPSMVLPSSKSPVPPMVPLSSKSPVPPMVPRSSKSPLPPMVPLSSKSPVPPMVPPSSKSPVPPMVPLSLKNPVPPMVPPSSKPPEPPMVPLSSKSPVPPMVPLSSKSPVPPMVPPSSKSPVPPMVPPSSKSPVPSMVLPSSKSPVPPIVPLSLKNPVPPMVPPSSKPPEPPMVPRSSKSPLPIMVPHSSKSLLPPMVQPSSKSPVPPMVPHSSKSPVPPMVPPSSKSPVPPMVPPSSKSPVTPMVPPSSKSPVPPMVPPSSKPSEPPMVPRSLKSPLPPMVPPSSKSPVPLMVPPSSKSPVPLMVPPSSKSPVPPMVPPSSKSPVPPMVLPSSNNNITPPVDTRQDGSLLLKVSCAPMVPPAQSLLCPLWFRPAQSLLRPYGSPSSKSPVPPMVLPSTKPPVPPMAPPSSKSPLPPVVLPSSKSPVSPMVPPSSKSPVPPMVPPSSKSPVPPMVPPSSKSPVPPLVPPSSKSPVPPMVPPSSKSPVPPMVPPSSKSPVPPMVPPSSKSPVPPMVPPAQTGLEADLAAVTDSMLSCGDQRLCARNI